In Myxococcales bacterium, the following proteins share a genomic window:
- a CDS encoding zinc-ribbon domain-containing protein — protein MFKVECPGCNAPYQVDERRVPSSGLKMRCPKCGNSFQVDPPPDPRATGPSPLLASAMTAGAPAKPGAPPARKQTMLGVASPGGAAPAAAKPVPKATLLGTAAPAPPRPGGPPLPPRPGQKPPAFTPDEADLPALVAPPPASAEFADFGDIGMDLDLPAAAAPAKPAPPKPPPPRAAPPPARPVVPEPIEVDLPAPVVKNPKSTVIGMGFGEIDLPGSLGAHPEAEEFDLPAVGARRAGGPASALDLPTAATGRGGFGDIDLPVAAADLPARGGGGFGELDLPSLSAELPTVGGDLPAVQAGLPAVQAGLPAVQAGLPAIGAGLPAISAGLPAIGAGLPVPAAGLPAPAAGLPAQAAGLPMNAAGMPMNAAGMPMNAAGMPMARGTQPMGAAFGEVDLGGGGAQQSSPPWGAQPGGDASGVVRQSGGGTAFGEVNLDAGGGGSIDAARDDMEFGGLPQEGAAPAEGAAPAQARAPVQRVAREEELEPPPKRRSLRAIAAVAVVLVLAGGALALVPSVGPFGVLWVYDTLKSGDYQKILADTAKGVRDNLAKDTFPDAKLAYQIAEGARAKNKRQKGLAAYVAYVAYARELRFGADPEVSARAQVLLDELKTEQLKDVPNLELARAAQAAAANKPIAKGLLEALANARPNDIDVLTLQGDFALKARDLQGAAAVWEKAEGIEKSARTAYGLARARFAAGDRKQAEELAKVTLTRSPSHAGARTLTARATWNFGQEAAATKLLEEVTASAGTASSAELVEAFTLLGEVHLARSRVTHAERAFSEALKIDPKSARALVGLGDALYRSGRYSEALARFEAASQADDKEITAKIGVAKTTLALERNQDATTTVNKLRVDFPTSVLVAYWYGRVQEAVGNRKEAEAVFRAVLKAGGTDPDIALVHIGLAQLLNTLGKTDDARQVLLDAKKALPESVMILVAIGDVSVAQGKTEEAVTQYIEALKLDPGDVGAKFKLGTAYRRDKKFELAAKTFDQVATVDKDYPGLALERGLLFEASGRSAEALQAYEDALAKAPNDTDLMLRVGCGKATTKAAKQAGEMISKVLEKRPSSAEAQHCRGKALMTEGSNLAEALRTLEKAVDLDPNRADYHFWVAWAANEAGRPARAEVAVQKAIELDAGLADAYWQRGVLRFKQGAVRDAVKDLQKALQLKPSRIEAHAALGDCYYDLGKEGEALQEYQSAVEGQPDNFLWRFRYGKLLASSNRNGEAETELTKSLELMAKAGEKPRWEWEAHHILARAMGAKKEAIPHWEAFLRLAPADNPYRADAKKNLTALGKPWDGN, from the coding sequence GTGTTCAAGGTGGAGTGCCCGGGGTGCAATGCGCCCTATCAAGTCGACGAGCGGCGCGTCCCGTCGAGCGGGCTCAAGATGCGGTGCCCGAAGTGCGGCAATTCGTTCCAGGTCGATCCGCCGCCGGATCCTCGAGCGACCGGGCCGAGCCCGCTCCTTGCCAGTGCCATGACGGCCGGAGCGCCGGCGAAACCCGGCGCGCCGCCGGCCCGCAAACAAACGATGCTGGGAGTCGCGAGCCCCGGCGGTGCGGCGCCCGCTGCCGCCAAGCCGGTTCCGAAGGCCACCCTGCTGGGAACCGCAGCGCCGGCCCCTCCGCGCCCCGGGGGACCTCCTCTTCCGCCTCGACCCGGGCAAAAACCCCCGGCATTCACGCCGGATGAGGCCGACCTGCCCGCCCTCGTGGCCCCCCCGCCGGCCTCGGCCGAGTTCGCAGATTTCGGCGATATCGGGATGGATCTCGACCTCCCGGCAGCGGCGGCCCCGGCAAAACCGGCACCGCCCAAACCGCCACCGCCTCGGGCTGCGCCTCCGCCAGCTCGGCCTGTCGTTCCAGAGCCGATCGAGGTCGACCTACCCGCGCCGGTGGTGAAGAACCCGAAAAGCACCGTCATCGGCATGGGCTTTGGCGAGATCGACCTTCCCGGGTCGCTGGGTGCCCACCCCGAGGCAGAGGAGTTCGACCTTCCAGCGGTCGGCGCTCGCCGAGCCGGTGGTCCGGCGTCCGCCCTCGACCTTCCCACCGCCGCCACCGGCAGGGGTGGTTTCGGCGATATCGATCTGCCGGTCGCTGCGGCCGATCTCCCGGCTCGTGGGGGCGGCGGTTTCGGCGAGCTGGATTTGCCATCCCTGAGCGCGGAGCTGCCGACCGTGGGCGGCGATCTGCCGGCGGTCCAGGCCGGGCTCCCGGCGGTCCAGGCCGGGCTCCCGGCGGTCCAGGCCGGGCTCCCGGCGATCGGCGCCGGACTTCCGGCCATCAGCGCCGGCCTCCCAGCAATCGGCGCCGGGCTCCCCGTGCCCGCTGCGGGCTTGCCTGCCCCTGCTGCCGGTCTTCCGGCTCAGGCCGCCGGGCTTCCGATGAACGCCGCGGGCATGCCGATGAATGCCGCGGGCATGCCCATGAACGCCGCGGGCATGCCGATGGCCCGTGGCACCCAGCCGATGGGCGCCGCATTCGGCGAGGTCGATCTCGGAGGAGGCGGCGCGCAACAGTCCTCTCCGCCGTGGGGTGCTCAGCCCGGCGGCGACGCCTCCGGCGTGGTCCGCCAGTCCGGAGGCGGCACTGCGTTTGGTGAAGTGAACCTCGACGCTGGCGGCGGCGGTTCGATCGACGCGGCGCGCGACGACATGGAGTTTGGCGGGTTGCCGCAGGAAGGAGCAGCCCCTGCCGAGGGCGCCGCGCCCGCGCAGGCCCGCGCGCCGGTGCAGCGCGTCGCGCGCGAAGAAGAGCTCGAGCCGCCTCCAAAGAGGCGCAGCCTCAGAGCCATCGCGGCGGTCGCTGTCGTTTTGGTGTTGGCGGGGGGGGCGTTGGCCCTCGTGCCGAGCGTCGGTCCGTTCGGTGTGCTCTGGGTCTACGACACGCTCAAGAGTGGCGACTATCAAAAGATCCTGGCCGACACCGCCAAGGGAGTGCGGGACAATCTCGCCAAGGACACCTTCCCCGACGCAAAATTGGCCTACCAGATCGCCGAGGGGGCGCGCGCCAAGAACAAACGACAAAAGGGGCTCGCTGCCTACGTCGCTTATGTGGCGTACGCGCGGGAGCTGCGCTTCGGTGCCGATCCCGAAGTGAGCGCGCGTGCGCAGGTGCTGCTCGACGAGCTCAAGACCGAGCAGCTGAAGGACGTGCCGAACCTCGAGCTCGCGCGCGCCGCCCAGGCAGCGGCGGCCAACAAACCGATAGCAAAGGGTTTGCTGGAGGCGCTGGCGAATGCAAGGCCGAACGACATCGACGTGCTGACGCTTCAGGGAGATTTTGCCCTAAAAGCGCGCGATCTGCAGGGCGCCGCTGCGGTTTGGGAAAAGGCCGAAGGCATCGAAAAGAGCGCGCGCACCGCCTATGGCCTCGCGCGCGCGCGCTTCGCCGCAGGGGATCGCAAACAGGCTGAAGAGCTCGCCAAGGTCACGCTGACGCGAAGCCCGTCCCACGCCGGGGCGCGGACGCTCACCGCGCGCGCAACCTGGAACTTCGGGCAAGAGGCCGCCGCGACCAAGCTGTTGGAAGAAGTGACGGCAAGCGCGGGCACCGCCAGCTCGGCCGAGCTGGTCGAGGCGTTCACGTTGCTCGGGGAGGTGCACCTGGCTCGCTCGCGGGTCACTCACGCCGAGCGCGCATTTTCCGAGGCACTGAAGATCGATCCCAAGTCCGCCCGCGCACTGGTGGGGCTCGGCGACGCACTGTACCGGTCCGGCCGCTACTCCGAAGCCCTCGCGCGCTTCGAGGCCGCCTCACAGGCTGACGACAAAGAAATCACCGCGAAGATCGGCGTCGCCAAGACGACGCTGGCTCTCGAGCGCAATCAGGATGCGACCACCACAGTGAACAAGCTGCGCGTGGATTTTCCGACCAGTGTGCTCGTCGCGTACTGGTACGGCCGCGTTCAGGAGGCGGTGGGCAACCGCAAGGAAGCCGAGGCGGTGTTCCGCGCGGTGCTCAAGGCCGGTGGCACCGATCCCGACATCGCGCTCGTGCACATCGGCCTGGCCCAGCTGCTCAACACCCTCGGCAAAACGGACGACGCTCGGCAGGTGCTGCTCGACGCGAAGAAGGCCCTGCCGGAGTCGGTCATGATCCTGGTGGCGATCGGTGACGTCTCGGTGGCCCAGGGCAAGACCGAAGAGGCGGTGACACAATACATCGAGGCGCTCAAGCTCGACCCGGGCGACGTGGGGGCAAAGTTCAAGCTTGGCACTGCCTATCGACGCGACAAGAAGTTCGAGCTTGCCGCGAAGACGTTCGATCAGGTTGCGACGGTCGACAAAGACTACCCCGGCCTCGCGCTCGAGCGCGGCCTCCTGTTCGAAGCCTCGGGGCGAAGTGCGGAGGCGCTGCAAGCGTACGAAGATGCGCTCGCCAAGGCGCCGAACGACACGGATCTGATGCTGCGCGTGGGGTGCGGGAAGGCAACGACCAAGGCCGCGAAGCAGGCCGGCGAGATGATCAGCAAGGTGCTGGAAAAGCGCCCGAGCTCGGCCGAGGCGCAGCACTGTCGCGGCAAGGCGCTCATGACCGAGGGCTCGAACCTGGCCGAGGCGCTACGTACGCTGGAGAAGGCCGTCGACCTCGATCCGAACCGCGCCGACTACCACTTCTGGGTTGCGTGGGCCGCCAACGAAGCTGGACGCCCGGCGCGCGCCGAGGTCGCCGTGCAGAAGGCCATCGAGCTCGACGCGGGGCTCGCCGACGCCTACTGGCAGCGCGGCGTGCTTCGCTTCAAACAGGGCGCCGTGCGGGACGCCGTCAAAGATCTCCAGAAGGCCCTGCAGCTCAAGCCCAGCCGCATCGAGGCCCACGCAGCGCTCGGTGACTGTTATTACGACCTGGGCAAAGAGGGCGAAGCCCTGCAGGAGTACCAGTCCGCCGTCGAAGGTCAGCCCGACAACTTCCTGTGGCGGTTCCGCTACGGCAAGCTGCTGGCGTCCAGCAATCGCAACGGCGAGGCGGAGACGGAGCTCACGAAGTCTCTCGAGCTCATGGCGAAGGCCGGCGAAAAACCGCGCTGGGAGTGGGAGGCGCATCACATCCTGGCGCGGGCCATGGGCGCCAAAAAGGAGGCCATTCCGCACTGGGAGGCCTTCCTCCGGCTGGCTCCAGCAGACAATCCGTACCGAGCCGACGCCAAGAAGAACCTGACCGCGCTCGGCAAACCGTGGGACGGCAACTGA
- a CDS encoding M48 family metalloprotease: protein MGRQLSSAAAPGAALASKLDVDRIVFDGDRDLRRELLADKRFVRLLIARDADAASVSARRQLLLSALRLSPAMAPEPLAALSHVSETLGIEADVELYCVSETRINAFVVPPRDAGGVLLVGLTSEALERLDEGELRFVLGHEIGHALLGHFNLSVADLVGHDDVAPIQLVRLAAWMRYAELSADRVGLLCSDDFDAAVRAFFKLTSGLSKPSYLGHARAHADQLAAVTRDQMESSEADWFATHPYSPIRVKALDLFARSETFHALAGRSASEARFHRFLGKSGALLPEQELEREVSGLMSLMNPSFMSDDLDVVVWTRELCALAGMAVALADGRITRGERKALGKLVGRRGMVDKAEALLELSPAEHDARLRQVAERLKSHLSPLACRKVIEDLLAVALADRRLDRAEVETVIEVAGLIGMPAEEVERSLVRLLKHLD, encoded by the coding sequence GTGGGACGGCAACTGAGCTCCGCCGCGGCGCCTGGGGCCGCGCTCGCTTCGAAGCTCGACGTCGATCGCATCGTCTTCGATGGTGATCGGGACCTCAGACGCGAGCTCCTGGCGGATAAACGCTTCGTTCGCTTGCTGATCGCCCGGGACGCGGACGCCGCCAGTGTTTCGGCGCGCCGCCAGCTGCTGCTCAGCGCATTGCGCCTGTCGCCGGCGATGGCACCAGAACCTCTCGCTGCGCTGTCACACGTCAGCGAAACGCTGGGCATCGAAGCGGACGTCGAGCTCTACTGCGTGTCCGAGACGCGCATCAACGCCTTCGTCGTGCCACCCCGGGATGCCGGCGGCGTCCTGCTCGTTGGTCTCACCAGCGAGGCTCTCGAGCGCCTCGACGAGGGGGAGCTTCGCTTCGTGCTCGGTCACGAAATCGGCCACGCGCTCCTCGGCCACTTCAACCTGTCCGTCGCCGATCTCGTGGGGCACGACGACGTGGCACCCATTCAGCTCGTGCGCCTGGCAGCCTGGATGCGCTACGCGGAACTGTCCGCGGACCGCGTCGGGCTGCTTTGTTCGGATGACTTCGACGCGGCGGTACGGGCGTTCTTCAAGCTCACCAGCGGGCTCTCCAAACCGAGCTACCTGGGACACGCCCGCGCTCACGCCGACCAGCTCGCCGCGGTGACCCGGGACCAGATGGAGAGCAGCGAAGCGGACTGGTTCGCAACCCACCCGTACAGCCCGATCCGGGTCAAGGCGCTCGACCTGTTTGCGCGCTCCGAGACGTTTCACGCCCTGGCAGGTCGCAGCGCATCGGAGGCACGTTTCCACCGCTTCTTGGGCAAGAGCGGCGCGCTCTTGCCGGAGCAGGAACTGGAGCGCGAGGTCTCGGGGCTGATGAGCTTGATGAATCCGAGCTTCATGTCGGACGACCTGGACGTGGTCGTCTGGACGCGTGAGCTGTGCGCGCTCGCCGGCATGGCCGTGGCGCTGGCCGACGGACGCATCACGCGCGGCGAACGCAAGGCGCTGGGCAAGCTCGTCGGCCGACGCGGCATGGTCGACAAAGCCGAGGCGCTGCTCGAGCTGTCGCCGGCGGAGCACGACGCGCGCTTGCGCCAGGTTGCCGAGCGCCTCAAGTCGCATCTGTCTCCGCTCGCTTGCCGCAAGGTCATCGAAGATCTGCTCGCCGTCGCGTTGGCAGACCGGCGGCTCGATCGTGCAGAGGTCGAGACGGTGATCGAAGTTGCGGGTCTGATCGGGATGCCCGCGGAAGAGGTCGAACGCAGCTTGGTGCGGCTACTCAAACACCTGGATTGA
- a CDS encoding GTP-binding protein → MPADEAPARKRYEPVPATLIGGFLGSGKTTLLNRILAGEHGRRVAVLVNDFGDVSIDAELIEAADETSVTLTNGCICCSIKDDLLGAVQRLLRREPPPEQLVVELSGIADPGSVLRTFALMERRWPLFVDGVVLVVDSEQFPEPDEPHFTLAREQLVLADVVLLNKWIW, encoded by the coding sequence ATGCCGGCAGACGAAGCGCCTGCGCGCAAACGCTACGAACCCGTGCCCGCGACGCTGATCGGCGGTTTCCTCGGCTCTGGCAAGACCACGCTTCTCAACCGCATCTTGGCCGGAGAGCACGGGCGGCGAGTCGCCGTGCTGGTGAACGACTTCGGCGACGTGAGCATCGATGCCGAGCTGATCGAGGCAGCGGACGAGACCAGCGTCACCCTCACGAACGGCTGCATCTGTTGTTCGATCAAGGACGATTTGCTGGGTGCAGTGCAGCGCCTCCTCCGTCGCGAGCCGCCGCCGGAGCAGCTGGTCGTCGAGCTGTCGGGGATCGCCGATCCCGGCAGTGTGCTGCGCACATTCGCGCTGATGGAGCGGCGCTGGCCCCTGTTCGTCGACGGCGTCGTTCTTGTCGTCGACTCGGAGCAGTTTCCGGAGCCCGACGAGCCACACTTCACCTTGGCGCGCGAACAGCTCGTCCTGGCGGATGTCGTGCTGCTCAACAAATGGATCTGGTGA